Sequence from the Methanobrevibacter arboriphilus genome:
TACTAGAAGTTTCATACTACTCATCAAAGTTGTCAATTGAGAAAGACCTTTCATCCCCTGTGGTTTTAATTCCCTCTATAGGGGTAAATGAGAAAATTAATAATGTTTCTATTTCTCAGGGTGTTTATCATGAAGAAGTTTCCAAACTTCCTACAAAGGGAGATGTTATCCTATTTGGCCATAGGACAAGTTATAGTTCTCCTTTTTTGCGGTTAAATGAGCTTAAATCAGGAGATATAGTGACTTTGGAATGGCCTGGAATAGGTCAAGTTAATTATATAGTTAAAAACTCAACCATAGTTCCAGCTAGCTATTTATTACCTGTGCATAATGATACTCAAAGATTATATTTAATCACCTGCGATCCTCCAGGATTTACAACTAATAGATTGATAATTACTGGTGATATGAGTAGTTTGGGTCCATTAAATGAGACAATTACAAAAGAAAATCCTAATACTCAAAATGCTTTAATAATTTGCTTATTATTTTTAGGTTTGGGTTTAATTCTTTCATACTTTTATCCAATTAAAGAGGACAGATTGTTTATTTTAATTGCTGTATTAATTATATCTGGAGCTTTATTCTTTGCATACTTTGTTCCGTTTGATCCAGATATAATAGCTTCTAAAATTAATTGGTTAAACGGAGACTTTAGTACTTGATTTGAAAATTGAAATGTTATTTATGGTGAATTTTTTATGTTAAATGTTGAAAAAGAATTTTTTTCTAATATTACTTTTAGAGAAAGAGCTATATTTGAAGGAGCAATTAGTATGGGTGCTCTTTTTCACCAATTTATTGGTACTCCTGTAAATAAAGAGACTGCAAATAGTTTAAAAATTGCTATTGAGGAATCACTTTCTCTTCAACCAGCTATTGAAAAAGTTGAAGTGGATATTAACTTAGATATTTTAGAAAGAGAAATATCTGAATTTGAATACACTTCTCTAACTGGGGATATGATAGATGTTAAAATTTACTCAAAAGTCAATGGAACTTTAGCTATTATAAGGATGAAGTTTATTGAAGAGTTAAATTATCCTTTAATGTTTGTTGAAGATATTCAAGAAGATATTAATGAAAATATTCAAAAATAATTGAAAATAATTAAAGGTTAGTCAAAAATTAGTTAAAAGTTGGTTGAAATTATTTAAAAAATATTTTTCAATGATTTATATTTTTTAAACACAAATTAAATATTTTAATTATTTTTATAGATATTTTACTTATTTTTATAGATTTTATTTTTAAATTTAGGTTAAATTAATTTAAGTTAATTTATATATTATCAATGAAAAATATATAAAGATTATAAAAGAATAAATTTAAATATTAATAGAATAAATCTTATTATGTTACATGGTAAATACATAATTTTAAAAAAATTTCATTCGATTTTTAATATTTTGGAGTAAAAAGATTTTAAATTTAAGTTTCCATTATAAAATTGTTTTACAATATTTTTAATTATTCTTTTATCTTAATAATTATCTATAATTTGTTAATTTAAAGAATCGTTAAATTTACATCTCTTTGGAGTGTATTGTACACAGGAAGTGAACATATGATAGAAGATAAAATACAAGTTCTAAGAAAAGCTGCTAAAGTTTCTAATGAACAAAGTTCAGATAAATTATGGTGTGTTGTTGCTGGAAATGAAGAACTAGTTAATGATATTGCTTATGCAGCTATAGCTTCTAAAGATCGTGTTAAGATACTCTTCAGAGAGCACATTACTTTGGAAGAATCTTATGTTCATAAAAAATTTGATTTTATCATGTTATATGGGGACTCTGATAAAATACGTGAACTTAGTTATGTCTGTAAAGAGAATGGAGGGGCTTATATTCAAATTGCTCCTTTTTATGTAGGTAATGAACCTAATTTAACTTTACTTGTGGCTCCAGATGATGCTCTTAAAAAACTTGTAGGAGATGCAGAAAGAAATAATTCTCAATTTTCTATATTATTAGAAGATCAAACTACTGGATTTATTGAAACTGATTTAAATCTAAGAATCAATCTCCCTAATTTTTTACAGGCCATGTTAGCTCCATTATTTAATATGAGTGATGTTGTTTTATCAACAATTCTTATATCAATTGAAAATGAAGAAGATATTGGGAAAATTAGAAAAATCGCTGATAAGAATAATGTATTTTTGATTGATTTCAAAGATATTGTTGAAAATAAATAAAATTTTGAAATAATAAAGTTTTAAAATAATATTATTTTAAAATATTTTAAAATAAATAAAATTTTTATGTATTTATAATTTAATTCATTGTTAATTATAATTTATTATTGTTAATCAATAAATTAATTAAATAATAATTAAATTGATATTAATAAGAGGAATTAATATAAGAGGAATTAGTATGAAACTATTTGGAAGTAATGATAATAATAAAAAAGTAGAACCTAAAAAAGGAATTACTAATAGTTTAGGGATTGATTTAGGTACTTTAAATACTGTAATTGCAAAACCATCTGGGGATAAATTCGATTTGTATCAAATTCCTTCAGTTGTAGCTGTTAAAAAAGAAGACACTTCTTCTGTTTTAGCTGTTGGTGAAGAGGCTAAATTAATGCTTGGAAGAACTCCTGAAGATATTGTAGCACTTAGACCTTTAAGAAAAGGTGTTATTGAAAGTATTGCTCAAGCTCAAGCATTACTTGTTAAAGCTATGGAAATAGGCATTAAAGAGGGCGAATCTGTTGGTAGAATTGTTATTGGTATTCCTGGGGATTCTTCTGAGGTAGAAAGAGGTGCTGTTGAAAAAATTGGTAAAGATGCTGGTGCAAATTATATTTTAGTTATTAGTGAAGGATTAGCTGCTGCTATTGGAGCGGGATTACCTATTGCGGAACCTGATGGAACTATGGTTGTTGATATTGGCGCAGGTTCTACCGATTTAGTTGTTATTTCTCTTGGTGGAATAACTGATATTGAAACCGTTAGAGTTGGTGGAGATGATATTGATAATAATATTGTAGATCTTGTTAAAGAGAAATATAATGTTGGAATTGGTATACATGATGCTGAAGCTGCGAAAATTAAAGTGGGTATGTTCCATTGTGGTGAAGATTTAGAAGTTCAAACTACTGAAATCATTGGTAAGTCTATTGAAACTAACAGGCCTAAAAAAGTTGTGATTGATTCTTTACTTGTAGCTGATGCTGCTGAACCAATAATACAGGAAATTATTAATGGTTTAAATCTTGTATTAGAAAGACTTTCTCCAGAGTTAATAACTGGTGTTTATCATAATAGTGTTGCTGTTGGTGGAAGTTCTCAGTTAAGAGGTCTTAAAGAAAGAATCTGTGATGAATTATCAATTCCAGTATCTATTTCTGAGGATCCGATGACTGTTGTAGCTAAAGGTGCAGCTATTGTTGCAGCTGAACCAAGAGCTTTAGAGCCTGAAGTTCGTTTAAAAGCTATGAAATAATTAAATATAGTTTTTATTATACATTTTTAAATTTTTCATTATTTTTTCATTATTCTTAATCATTTTTCTGATATTTTTTTAGAAGTTTAAGATAAGTATTTTTTGCTTTAATTATCTTTTTGCTTTATTTTTATTTTTATTCATTGTTTATATTCTTCATTTTATTTTTATTCTTATTTTTATTCTTATTTTTATTCTTATTTTTTGTATTATTTTTTGTTTTTTCATTTTTGTATTGTTTTTTTGCAATGAATAATTTTATTAATTATCATGAATAATCTATATATCATAATAAAAATATTATATAATAATGTAAGTTTAACTAAGATATCAACAAGATATTAATAAGTAATATTTGTTAATATCAGATATATAGAGATTTAAATTGATACAAATAGTTGGATGTTTGCATATAACTTTTTTAGATTTAATAGAATTATTATATTAAAAATTATC
This genomic interval carries:
- a CDS encoding sortase domain-containing protein produces the protein MYALLEVSYYSSKLSIEKDLSSPVVLIPSIGVNEKINNVSISQGVYHEEVSKLPTKGDVILFGHRTSYSSPFLRLNELKSGDIVTLEWPGIGQVNYIVKNSTIVPASYLLPVHNDTQRLYLITCDPPGFTTNRLIITGDMSSLGPLNETITKENPNTQNALIICLLFLGLGLILSYFYPIKEDRLFILIAVLIISGALFFAYFVPFDPDIIASKINWLNGDFST
- a CDS encoding dihydroneopterin aldolase family protein: MLNVEKEFFSNITFRERAIFEGAISMGALFHQFIGTPVNKETANSLKIAIEESLSLQPAIEKVEVDINLDILEREISEFEYTSLTGDMIDVKIYSKVNGTLAIIRMKFIEELNYPLMFVEDIQEDINENIQK
- a CDS encoding rod shape-determining protein, whose amino-acid sequence is MKLFGSNDNNKKVEPKKGITNSLGIDLGTLNTVIAKPSGDKFDLYQIPSVVAVKKEDTSSVLAVGEEAKLMLGRTPEDIVALRPLRKGVIESIAQAQALLVKAMEIGIKEGESVGRIVIGIPGDSSEVERGAVEKIGKDAGANYILVISEGLAAAIGAGLPIAEPDGTMVVDIGAGSTDLVVISLGGITDIETVRVGGDDIDNNIVDLVKEKYNVGIGIHDAEAAKIKVGMFHCGEDLEVQTTEIIGKSIETNRPKKVVIDSLLVADAAEPIIQEIINGLNLVLERLSPELITGVYHNSVAVGGSSQLRGLKERICDELSIPVSISEDPMTVVAKGAAIVAAEPRALEPEVRLKAMK